From Dietzia sp. ANT_WB102, a single genomic window includes:
- a CDS encoding ABC transporter ATP-binding protein: MASVTFENVSIVYPGAARRSVDRLDLEIADGEFLVLVGPSGCGKSTTLRALAGLEDVAAGRILIGDKDVTGTEPKDRDIAMVFQNYALYPHYTVRDNMGFALKLAKASKTEIAERVDRAAEMLDLVPYLDRKPKELSGGQRQRVAMGRAIVRNPQVFLMDEPLSNLDAKLRVATRAQIAKLQRDLHTTMIYVTHDQVEAMTMGDRVAVLKDGMLQQVDTPRELYTNPVNAFVAGFIGSPSMNLFDAPVADGTVDLPGFREPVPEGSGSRVTVGVRPEHLRMVSDGHGLKVTVDLVEELGADSYLHCSTGDGHPVVYRAESGDHPRKGDTMYLEALDGEVRFFDVESGLRLR, from the coding sequence ATGGCCTCGGTGACCTTCGAGAACGTGTCCATCGTCTATCCGGGGGCCGCGCGTCGCAGCGTGGACCGCCTGGACCTGGAGATCGCCGACGGGGAGTTCCTCGTTCTGGTCGGACCCTCCGGCTGCGGCAAATCCACGACCCTGCGGGCCCTCGCCGGACTGGAGGACGTGGCGGCCGGCCGGATCCTCATCGGCGACAAGGACGTCACGGGGACAGAGCCCAAGGATCGCGACATCGCGATGGTGTTCCAGAACTACGCGCTGTACCCGCACTACACGGTCCGCGACAACATGGGTTTCGCCCTGAAGCTGGCCAAGGCCTCCAAGACGGAGATCGCCGAGCGGGTCGACCGCGCGGCGGAGATGCTCGACCTGGTGCCGTACCTCGACCGCAAGCCCAAGGAGCTCTCCGGTGGCCAGCGCCAGCGCGTGGCCATGGGTCGGGCGATCGTGCGCAACCCGCAGGTTTTCCTCATGGACGAGCCACTGTCCAACCTCGACGCCAAGCTTCGCGTGGCCACCCGCGCCCAGATCGCCAAGCTGCAGCGTGACCTGCACACCACGATGATCTACGTGACGCACGACCAGGTCGAGGCCATGACCATGGGCGACCGCGTCGCTGTCCTCAAGGACGGCATGCTCCAACAGGTCGACACCCCGCGCGAGCTGTACACCAACCCGGTCAACGCCTTCGTGGCCGGCTTCATCGGCTCGCCCTCGATGAACCTCTTCGACGCCCCAGTCGCCGACGGCACCGTGGATCTCCCGGGCTTCCGCGAGCCCGTGCCCGAGGGATCGGGGTCGAGGGTCACCGTCGGCGTCCGGCCCGAGCACCTCCGGATGGTCTCGGACGGCCACGGGCTGAAGGTGACGGTCGATCTGGTCGAGGAGCTCGGGGCGGACAGCTACCTGCACTGTTCGACCGGTGACGGCCACCCGGTGGTGTACCGCGCGGAATCGGGCGACCACCCGCGTAAGGGCGACACCATGTATCTCGAGGCGCTCGACGGCGAGGTTCGCTTCTTCGACGTGGAGTCGGGTCTCAGACTGCGCTGA
- a CDS encoding carbohydrate ABC transporter permease: MTTSEKPAAPLVEKKFDWRPVWMVGPALVILAVVIGYPVIRAVYLSFMADRGLDPATGMFSDGGFAGVQHYLYWLTQACPAPGGDGTVTCPPGVSAVDFWPAMGNTLFFTVTTVSLETVLGFAMAVVMGKNIWGRSLLRAAVLVPWAIPTAVTAKLWAFIFAPNGIANTILGTSIAWTTDPFYARIAIIVADVWKTAPFMALLILAGLQMIPGDVYEAARVDGASRWQQFTRITLPLVRPALMVAILFRTLDALRMYDLPVILVSANSNSPTATVSMLVVNEMRMGNFNSASAISTLVFLLVFAVAYIMVKFLGANVVEDRTGTKEEIR; this comes from the coding sequence ATGACGACGAGCGAGAAGCCCGCGGCGCCATTGGTCGAGAAGAAGTTCGACTGGCGACCGGTATGGATGGTGGGCCCTGCCCTGGTCATCCTCGCTGTGGTGATCGGCTACCCGGTTATCCGTGCGGTGTACCTGTCCTTCATGGCCGATCGTGGTCTCGACCCCGCCACCGGCATGTTCTCCGACGGCGGGTTTGCCGGCGTCCAGCACTACCTCTACTGGCTCACCCAGGCGTGCCCGGCGCCCGGCGGGGACGGCACGGTCACCTGCCCGCCCGGCGTCTCGGCCGTCGACTTCTGGCCCGCCATGGGCAACACCCTTTTCTTCACCGTCACGACCGTCTCGCTCGAGACCGTGCTCGGCTTCGCCATGGCCGTGGTCATGGGCAAGAACATCTGGGGACGCTCGCTCCTGCGCGCCGCTGTGCTCGTCCCGTGGGCGATCCCCACCGCCGTCACGGCCAAGCTGTGGGCGTTCATCTTTGCCCCCAACGGGATCGCCAACACCATCCTGGGCACCTCCATCGCGTGGACCACCGACCCGTTCTACGCCCGCATTGCCATCATCGTGGCCGACGTGTGGAAGACCGCCCCTTTCATGGCGCTTCTCATCCTCGCCGGACTACAGATGATCCCCGGTGACGTCTACGAGGCGGCCCGCGTCGACGGGGCCTCCCGCTGGCAACAGTTCACCAGGATCACCCTGCCACTGGTGCGTCCCGCGCTCATGGTCGCGATCCTGTTCCGCACCCTCGACGCGCTGCGCATGTACGACCTGCCCGTCATCCTGGTGTCCGCCAACTCCAACTCGCCCACCGCGACCGTGTCGATGCTGGTGGTCAACGAGATGAGGATGGGCAACTTCAACAGCGCCTCCGCCATCTCGACACTGGTGTTCCTGCTGGTCTTTGCTGTCGCGTACATCATGGTGAAATTCCTCGGCGCGAATGTCGTGGAAGATCGCACGGGCACCAAGGAGGAGATCCGGTGA
- a CDS encoding carbohydrate ABC transporter permease, producing MSHRAPESSTSRGMPPTSSSSIPGPARAGAGARDDQEIRPPRKPLGRTVGTYVGALLILVWGLAPFYWMLVTAFRDNRFIFSASPVPSHLTMDNFQEALATDAGNNFLGAIINSVIISSVTTALALTFGVFTAYALARVDFRGKFFVTGIILAASMFPGVALVTPLFQLFTDIGWIGTYQALIIPNISFALPLTIYTLTSFFNDLPWELEEAARVDGATRGQAFIKIILPLAAPALFTTAILAFIITWNEFVLSQQLSNGSTEPVTVAIARFSGVNPYIPPHAAIMAAGALVTVPLVIMVLIFQRRIISGLTAGGLKS from the coding sequence GTGAGCCACCGAGCGCCTGAATCGAGCACATCGCGGGGCATGCCGCCGACCTCGTCGTCGTCGATCCCCGGCCCCGCCCGCGCCGGCGCCGGCGCGCGGGACGACCAGGAGATCAGACCCCCGCGCAAGCCCCTCGGCCGTACTGTCGGCACGTATGTCGGCGCCCTGCTCATCCTCGTCTGGGGACTCGCGCCGTTCTATTGGATGCTCGTCACGGCGTTCCGGGACAACCGGTTCATCTTCTCCGCCAGCCCCGTGCCCTCGCATCTCACCATGGACAACTTCCAGGAAGCACTCGCCACCGACGCGGGCAACAACTTCCTCGGCGCGATCATCAACTCGGTGATCATCAGTTCGGTCACCACCGCCCTGGCGCTGACATTCGGGGTGTTCACCGCGTACGCGCTGGCCCGCGTCGACTTCCGCGGGAAGTTCTTCGTCACCGGCATCATCCTCGCCGCATCGATGTTCCCCGGCGTCGCGCTTGTCACGCCCCTGTTCCAACTGTTCACCGACATCGGCTGGATCGGCACCTACCAGGCGCTCATCATCCCCAATATCTCGTTCGCGCTGCCGCTGACCATCTACACGCTCACGTCGTTCTTCAATGACCTGCCGTGGGAGCTGGAGGAGGCCGCGCGCGTGGACGGCGCCACCCGCGGACAGGCGTTCATCAAGATCATCCTCCCGCTCGCCGCGCCAGCGCTGTTCACCACCGCGATCCTGGCCTTCATCATCACCTGGAACGAGTTCGTGCTCTCGCAGCAACTGTCGAACGGTTCGACCGAACCCGTCACGGTGGCGATCGCCCGCTTCTCGGGCGTCAACCCGTACATCCCGCCGCACGCGGCGATCATGGCCGCCGGAGCACTCGTCACCGTGCCGCTCGTGATCATGGTGCTGATCTTCCAGCGGCGGATCATCTCCGGCCTCACCGCCGGCGGCCTGAAGAGCTGA
- a CDS encoding ABC transporter substrate-binding protein has product MAVHGRFLKVAATASIVALVSAACGSGGDESSDQADSGTSGVGPITFAMGSNDTDKLRPVIEQWNAENPDQEVTLRELPAEQDGQRDTLTQSLQTESGEYDVFALDVTDTAYFAANGWLQPIEGDTEVDTSGLIEAAVDSATYNGKLYGVPQNTNAQLLYYRTDLQPEAPANWEALVASCEAAKGADVDCLQTQLSLYEGLTVAATQFIHSWGGKVVGDDGQTPELDTDQAREGMTALVDAYKNGVIAPQSDSFTEEETAQAFLAGETMYSYNWPYMYESGQSDPTSQVQGKFQVAPIVGKDGAGQSTLGGYNNAINVFSENKETARAFLEFVISEDVQMGFAEQSFPPVLSSIYDDAALQQEFPYMPALKAALDNAQPRPVTPFYPSVSKAIQDNTFAALRGEKDVEQALTDMTAAINQAK; this is encoded by the coding sequence ATGGCCGTTCACGGAAGGTTCCTCAAGGTGGCGGCGACCGCCTCCATCGTCGCCCTGGTATCCGCAGCGTGTGGATCGGGTGGTGACGAGTCCAGCGACCAGGCGGATTCCGGCACCTCGGGCGTCGGCCCCATCACCTTCGCGATGGGCAGCAACGACACCGACAAGCTCCGGCCCGTCATCGAGCAGTGGAACGCGGAGAATCCCGACCAGGAGGTCACCCTCCGCGAGCTTCCCGCCGAGCAGGACGGACAGCGCGACACGCTCACGCAGTCACTCCAGACCGAGAGTGGCGAGTACGACGTGTTCGCGCTCGACGTCACCGACACGGCCTACTTCGCGGCCAACGGCTGGCTGCAGCCGATCGAAGGTGACACTGAGGTAGACACCTCCGGCCTGATCGAGGCCGCTGTCGACTCGGCGACCTACAACGGCAAGCTCTACGGCGTACCCCAGAACACCAACGCCCAGCTCCTGTACTACCGCACGGACCTCCAGCCGGAGGCGCCCGCCAATTGGGAGGCCCTGGTCGCGTCCTGCGAGGCCGCCAAGGGTGCCGATGTCGACTGCCTGCAGACCCAGCTCAGTCTGTACGAGGGGCTGACCGTCGCCGCCACCCAGTTCATCCACAGCTGGGGCGGGAAGGTCGTGGGAGACGACGGGCAGACGCCCGAGCTCGACACCGACCAGGCACGTGAGGGCATGACCGCCCTCGTCGACGCCTACAAGAACGGCGTCATCGCCCCGCAGTCCGATTCGTTCACCGAAGAGGAGACCGCACAGGCCTTCCTCGCCGGCGAGACGATGTACTCCTACAACTGGCCGTACATGTACGAGTCCGGACAGTCCGACCCGACCTCGCAGGTCCAGGGCAAGTTCCAGGTCGCCCCGATCGTCGGCAAGGACGGGGCCGGGCAGTCCACCCTCGGTGGCTACAACAACGCGATCAACGTGTTCTCCGAGAACAAGGAGACGGCCCGGGCATTCCTCGAGTTCGTCATCTCCGAGGACGTCCAGATGGGCTTCGCCGAGCAGTCGTTCCCGCCGGTGCTGTCCTCGATCTACGACGACGCGGCGCTTCAGCAGGAGTTCCCGTACATGCCGGCCCTGAAGGCGGCGCTCGACAACGCGCAGCCGCGCCCGGTCACGCCGTTCTACCCCTCCGTGTCCAAGGCGATCCAGGACAACACGTTCGCCGCGCTGCGCGGGGAGAAGGACGTCGAGCAGGCTCTCACCGACATGACGGCAGCGATCAACCAGGCCAAGTGA